From Citricoccus sp. SGAir0253, a single genomic window includes:
- a CDS encoding amino acid permease: MDTLTPPTTHLAAPPEAHARLRRSLKPRHLTMIAMGGAIGTGLFVASGNTIATAGPGGALLAYVAIGLMVYLLMQSLGEMSTYLPVSGAFEEYSTRFVSPSFGFAIGWNYWYNWAITVAAELVAAALVMRYWLPDVPSWIWSALFLAVLFGLNALSTRAYGESEFWFSLIKVATVVVFLVLGVLMIVGILGGESPGFANWTAGEAPFVGGGAGILAIFMVAGFSFQGTELVGVAAGEAEDPDRNVPRAIRTVFVRILLFYVGAIAVVGFLVPHTSPHLLGSGVEDISISPFTLVFENAGVLAAATVMNAVILTAILSAGNSGLYASTRMLWALADSGKAPRFLARVNRRGVPMNALIATTTVGAACFLTTLVGDGAAYVWLVSASGLAGFIVWMGIAWSHYRFRRAYLAQGHDLADLPYRARFFPLGPVVALALCAVVILGQNHQAFVGQVDLLSAATAYIGLPVFLALWAGHRIVTGSRMVRYEEADLSRPVD, translated from the coding sequence ATGGACACCCTCACACCTCCCACGACGCACCTGGCCGCCCCGCCCGAGGCCCATGCCCGGCTGCGGCGCAGCCTCAAGCCGCGCCACCTCACGATGATCGCGATGGGCGGGGCCATCGGCACGGGCCTGTTCGTGGCCTCGGGCAACACCATCGCCACCGCCGGTCCCGGCGGGGCCCTGCTCGCCTACGTGGCCATCGGCCTGATGGTGTACCTGCTCATGCAGTCCCTCGGCGAGATGTCCACCTACCTGCCGGTCTCCGGCGCCTTCGAGGAGTACTCCACCCGCTTCGTCAGCCCCTCGTTCGGCTTCGCCATCGGCTGGAACTACTGGTACAACTGGGCGATCACCGTGGCCGCCGAGCTGGTGGCCGCCGCCCTCGTCATGCGGTACTGGCTACCGGACGTGCCCTCGTGGATCTGGTCGGCGCTGTTCCTGGCGGTGCTGTTCGGGCTCAACGCCCTGAGCACGCGCGCCTACGGCGAGAGCGAGTTCTGGTTCTCCCTCATCAAGGTGGCCACGGTCGTGGTCTTCCTCGTGCTCGGCGTGCTGATGATCGTGGGCATCCTCGGCGGGGAGTCGCCGGGCTTCGCCAACTGGACCGCGGGGGAGGCGCCGTTCGTCGGCGGCGGGGCCGGGATCCTGGCCATCTTCATGGTCGCCGGCTTCTCCTTCCAGGGCACCGAGCTCGTCGGCGTCGCCGCCGGCGAGGCCGAGGACCCGGACCGGAACGTGCCCCGGGCCATCCGCACCGTCTTCGTGCGCATCCTGCTCTTCTACGTGGGCGCCATCGCCGTCGTCGGCTTCCTGGTCCCGCACACCAGCCCGCACCTGCTGGGCAGCGGCGTGGAGGACATCTCCATCTCGCCCTTCACCCTCGTGTTCGAGAACGCCGGCGTCCTGGCCGCCGCCACCGTGATGAACGCGGTGATCCTCACCGCCATCCTCTCCGCCGGCAACTCGGGGCTCTACGCCTCCACCCGCATGCTCTGGGCCCTCGCGGACAGCGGCAAGGCCCCCCGCTTCCTCGCGAGGGTCAACCGGCGCGGGGTGCCGATGAACGCGCTCATCGCCACCACCACGGTGGGGGCCGCGTGCTTCCTGACCACCCTGGTGGGCGACGGCGCCGCCTACGTGTGGCTCGTCAGCGCCTCCGGCCTGGCCGGGTTCATCGTCTGGATGGGCATCGCCTGGAGCCACTACCGCTTCCGCAGGGCGTACTTGGCCCAGGGCCACGACCTCGCCGACCTGCCCTACCGCGCGCGGTTCTTCCCGCTCGGGCCGGTGGTCGCGCTCGCGCTGTGCGCCGTGGTGATCCTCGGGCAGAACCACCAGGCCTTCGTCGGCCAGGTCGACCTGCTCTCGGCCGCCACCGCCTACATCGGCCTGCCGGTCTTCCTGGCGCTCTGGGCCGGCCACCGGATCGTCACCGGCTCGCGGATGGTCCGGTACGAGGAGGCCGACCTGAGCCGCCCCGTGGACTGA
- a CDS encoding exodeoxyribonuclease III → MKIATWNVNSLRARADRVEAWLDRSDVDVLAIQETKCKDENFPWELFERMDFEVAHFGFSQWNGVAIASRVGLADVERTFVGQPEFGKGGVDPVQEARAIAATVGEGADALRIWSLYVPNGRGLEDEHMAYKLHWLDVLRERAAGALAEDPGLRLALTGDWNIAPQDEDVWDIELFRREGFTHVSPGERAAFHAFEEAGFQDVVRPRHPGPGVYTYWDYKQLRFPKREGMRIDFVLASPALADSVTDAWIDREERKGKGASDHAPVVVELGPAAGA, encoded by the coding sequence GTGAAGATCGCGACCTGGAATGTGAACTCCCTGCGAGCCCGCGCCGACCGAGTGGAGGCCTGGCTGGACCGCAGCGACGTGGACGTCCTGGCCATCCAGGAGACCAAGTGCAAGGACGAGAACTTCCCGTGGGAGCTCTTCGAGCGCATGGACTTCGAGGTGGCGCACTTCGGCTTCTCGCAGTGGAACGGCGTGGCGATCGCCTCCCGCGTGGGGCTGGCGGACGTGGAGCGCACCTTCGTGGGCCAGCCGGAGTTCGGCAAGGGCGGCGTGGACCCCGTCCAGGAGGCCCGGGCCATCGCGGCCACGGTCGGCGAGGGTGCCGACGCGTTGCGGATCTGGTCCCTCTACGTCCCCAACGGCCGCGGGCTGGAGGACGAGCACATGGCCTACAAGCTGCACTGGCTGGACGTGCTGCGCGAGCGCGCGGCAGGCGCCCTGGCCGAGGACCCGGGGCTGCGCCTGGCGCTGACCGGTGACTGGAACATCGCCCCGCAGGACGAGGACGTGTGGGACATCGAGCTGTTCCGGCGCGAGGGCTTCACCCACGTCTCCCCCGGTGAACGGGCGGCCTTCCACGCCTTCGAGGAGGCCGGCTTCCAGGACGTGGTCCGGCCCCGGCACCCCGGCCCCGGCGTCTACACCTACTGGGACTACAAGCAGCTGCGCTTCCCCAAGCGGGAGGGCATGCGCATCGACTTCGTCCTGGCCTCCCCCGCGCTGGCCGACTCCGTCACGGACGCCTGGATCGACCGCGAGGAGCGCAAGGGCAAGGGCGCCTCGGACCACGCCCCGGTCGTCGTGGAGCTCGGCCCCGCCGCGGGGGCCTGA
- the nadE gene encoding ammonia-dependent NAD(+) synthetase: MRELQKAIIAEMGVKPEIDPASEVEQRVRFLQDYLRASGARGFVLGISGGLDSTLAGRLAQLAVEGLREQGVQAEFVPVRLPYNVQHDEDDAQAALDFIDGDAETTYDIAPAVDGFESEFTAATGEPISDYNKGNVKARVRMVAQYAIAGAEGLLVIGTDHGAESITGFFTKYGDGGADVLPLFGLNKRQNRQLLKHLGAEERLWAKVPTADLLDDKPGQTDEAELGLTYEMIDDYLEGRVIPAVTAEKLEQLYLRSRHKRTTPVSILDTWWREG, encoded by the coding sequence ATGCGTGAACTGCAGAAGGCGATCATCGCCGAGATGGGTGTCAAGCCGGAGATCGATCCGGCCTCCGAGGTCGAGCAGCGGGTCCGGTTCCTGCAGGACTACCTGCGCGCCAGCGGGGCCCGGGGCTTCGTGCTGGGCATCTCCGGCGGACTGGACTCCACCCTGGCCGGCCGGCTGGCCCAGCTGGCCGTGGAGGGGCTGCGGGAGCAGGGCGTGCAGGCCGAGTTCGTGCCGGTCCGGCTGCCCTACAACGTCCAGCACGACGAGGACGACGCCCAGGCGGCCCTGGACTTCATCGACGGCGACGCCGAGACCACCTACGACATCGCCCCCGCCGTGGACGGCTTCGAGTCCGAGTTCACCGCCGCCACGGGCGAGCCGATCTCCGACTACAACAAGGGCAACGTCAAGGCCCGGGTCCGCATGGTGGCCCAGTACGCGATCGCCGGCGCCGAGGGCCTGCTGGTGATCGGGACGGACCATGGCGCCGAGTCCATCACCGGCTTCTTCACCAAGTACGGCGACGGCGGCGCGGACGTGCTCCCGCTGTTCGGGCTCAACAAGCGCCAGAACCGCCAGCTGCTCAAGCACCTGGGTGCCGAGGAGCGGCTGTGGGCGAAGGTCCCCACCGCGGACCTGCTCGACGACAAGCCGGGCCAGACGGACGAGGCCGAGCTGGGGCTGACCTACGAGATGATCGACGACTACCTCGAGGGGCGGGTCATCCCCGCCGTGACCGCGGAGAAGCTCGAGCAGCTCTACCTGCGCTCCCGGCACAAGCGGACCACCCCGGTCAGCATCCTCGACACCTGGTGGCGCGAGGGCTGA
- a CDS encoding MarR family winged helix-turn-helix transcriptional regulator: MSDSQQHQEPPQERPTEQLLSYWLNMVDTLLTQRVNESLAEHGLTRAQWQLMNALTTRPQSTEELAHALPMSVAGADEGPRTVKEHLDELVESGWLVTEGDLYTLTSTGRTSGERVAAVVEELRADITEGLDEQQYETVMSALQTMARNLGWTRS; the protein is encoded by the coding sequence ATGAGCGACTCCCAGCAGCACCAGGAACCCCCGCAGGAGCGTCCCACCGAACAGTTGCTCAGCTACTGGCTCAACATGGTGGACACGCTCCTCACCCAGCGCGTCAACGAGTCCCTCGCCGAGCACGGCCTGACCCGGGCGCAGTGGCAGCTCATGAACGCCCTCACCACCCGGCCCCAGTCCACGGAGGAGCTCGCCCACGCCCTGCCGATGTCCGTGGCGGGCGCGGACGAGGGGCCGCGGACCGTGAAGGAGCACCTGGACGAACTGGTCGAGTCCGGGTGGCTCGTCACCGAGGGCGACCTCTACACGCTCACCAGCACCGGCCGCACGAGCGGGGAGCGGGTGGCCGCCGTCGTCGAGGAGCTGCGCGCGGACATCACCGAGGGCCTGGACGAGCAGCAGTACGAGACCGTCATGAGCGCGCTGCAGACCATGGCCCGCAACCTGGGGTGGACGCGCAGCTGA
- the pyrE gene encoding orotate phosphoribosyltransferase — translation MTTQTPDSPSARTAEQKAQDRSRLLELIQDLAVVRGRVTLSSGKEADYYIDLRRVTLHHEAAPLVGRVMLDMLDEAGIGFAAVGGLTMGADPVGTAMLHEAGRQGRAVDAFVVRKAQKSYGMGRQVEGPAVEGRDVVVLEDTSTTGGSALTAVEGVRNAGGNVRAVAVIVDRSTGAAERIEAEAGVPYLFAFGKDELGLD, via the coding sequence ATGACTACTCAGACCCCGGATTCCCCGTCGGCGCGCACCGCCGAGCAGAAGGCACAGGACCGCTCCCGGCTGCTGGAGCTCATCCAGGACCTGGCCGTCGTCCGGGGCCGGGTGACGCTGTCCTCCGGCAAGGAGGCCGACTACTACATCGACCTGCGGCGGGTCACCCTGCACCACGAGGCCGCCCCGCTCGTGGGCCGGGTCATGCTGGACATGCTGGACGAGGCCGGGATCGGCTTCGCCGCCGTGGGCGGGCTGACGATGGGCGCCGACCCGGTGGGTACCGCCATGCTGCACGAGGCCGGCCGGCAGGGCCGCGCGGTGGACGCCTTCGTGGTGCGCAAGGCGCAGAAGTCCTACGGCATGGGCCGGCAGGTGGAGGGGCCCGCGGTGGAGGGCCGGGACGTCGTGGTGCTCGAGGACACCTCCACCACCGGCGGATCGGCCCTGACCGCCGTGGAGGGCGTGCGCAACGCCGGCGGGAACGTCCGCGCCGTGGCCGTGATCGTGGACCGCTCCACGGGGGCCGCCGAGCGGATCGAGGCCGAGGCCGGCGTGCCGTACCTCTTCGCCTTCGGCAAGGACGAGCTGGGCCTGGACTGA
- the fdhA gene encoding formaldehyde dehydrogenase, glutathione-independent — translation MTGNRVVVYKGPGEVAVEAIDYPKLELPSEVATKMGIQQKAPHAAIVKLVATNICGSDQHMVRGRTTAPVGQSLGHEITGEVVETGEDVLFVKEGDICSVPFNIACGRCRMCNEGKTGVCLNVNPARPGAAYGYVDMGGWIGGQAEYVMVPYADFNLLKFPDRDQALERILDLAMLSDIFPTGYHGAYTAGVTTGSTVYVAGAGPVGLAAAFSAQLLGASAVIVGDMNADRLKQAASFGCETVDLSQEGSLSERIEQILGVPVVDAAVDAVGFEARGHGANAAEAPATVLNDIMSVTQVGGALGIPGLYVTGDPGGIDENAKVGQIGVQLGTGWAKSLSFTTGQCPVKRYNRKLMNLILAGKADISKAVNATTIGLDEAPEAYRAFDKGAAKKYVIDPHGMIAA, via the coding sequence ATGACGGGAAATCGCGTAGTCGTCTACAAGGGCCCCGGAGAGGTCGCGGTCGAGGCGATCGACTACCCCAAGCTGGAGCTGCCCTCCGAGGTGGCCACCAAGATGGGGATCCAGCAGAAGGCGCCGCACGCCGCGATCGTCAAGCTGGTGGCGACGAACATCTGCGGCAGCGACCAGCACATGGTGCGCGGCCGCACCACGGCGCCCGTGGGCCAGTCCCTCGGCCACGAGATCACGGGCGAGGTCGTGGAGACCGGCGAGGACGTCCTCTTCGTCAAGGAGGGGGACATCTGCTCGGTGCCCTTCAACATCGCCTGCGGGCGCTGCCGCATGTGCAACGAGGGCAAGACCGGCGTGTGCCTCAACGTGAACCCCGCCCGCCCCGGAGCCGCCTACGGCTACGTGGACATGGGCGGCTGGATCGGCGGCCAGGCGGAGTACGTCATGGTCCCCTACGCGGACTTCAACCTGCTGAAGTTCCCGGACCGGGACCAGGCCCTGGAGAGGATCCTCGACCTGGCCATGCTCTCGGACATCTTCCCCACCGGCTACCACGGCGCGTACACCGCCGGGGTGACCACCGGCTCCACCGTCTACGTGGCCGGCGCGGGGCCCGTGGGCCTGGCCGCCGCGTTCTCGGCGCAGCTGCTCGGCGCCTCCGCGGTGATCGTGGGGGACATGAACGCCGACCGGCTGAAGCAGGCCGCGAGCTTCGGCTGCGAGACGGTCGACCTGAGCCAGGAGGGCTCTCTGTCCGAGCGGATCGAGCAGATCCTGGGCGTCCCGGTGGTGGACGCCGCCGTGGACGCGGTCGGGTTCGAGGCCCGCGGCCACGGTGCCAACGCCGCCGAGGCCCCGGCCACCGTGCTGAACGACATCATGTCCGTCACCCAGGTGGGCGGCGCGCTGGGCATCCCGGGCCTCTACGTGACCGGCGATCCGGGCGGCATCGACGAGAACGCGAAGGTGGGCCAGATCGGCGTCCAGCTGGGCACCGGTTGGGCCAAGTCGCTCTCGTTCACCACGGGCCAGTGCCCGGTGAAGCGCTACAACCGCAAGCTGATGAACCTCATCCTGGCGGGCAAGGCGGACATCTCCAAGGCCGTCAACGCCACCACCATCGGGCTCGACGAGGCGCCCGAGGCCTACCGGGCCTTCGACAAGGGCGCGGCCAAGAAGTACGTGATCGACCCGCACGGGATGATCGCCGCGTAG
- a CDS encoding MIP/aquaporin family protein: MAPSLWRRLAAEILGTAVLVVLGVGTVLAALTVDAGTLSYPAVGFIALGFAIAVAVSVYAFLAVSGAHINPAVTFALAVTRRFPWAEVVPYVVAQLLGAAIGSLLLVAAFGTTAVDLGSGATVLGSGVSLGQGIVAEVLGTFALMLAIMAVAVDQRAPKGWAGLIIGLSVASAILVIGPLTGGSLNPARTFGPYLAQSLFGGAVDWSQFAVYVIGPLVGACAAAVAYDLIARPRDLAEAEPRADDPVLSGERAVAEERHRRDRRSPEV, encoded by the coding sequence ATGGCCCCCAGCCTCTGGCGGCGCCTCGCCGCCGAGATCCTCGGAACGGCAGTCCTCGTGGTGCTCGGCGTCGGCACGGTGCTGGCCGCCCTGACCGTGGACGCCGGGACCCTCTCCTATCCCGCCGTGGGCTTCATCGCCCTCGGGTTCGCGATCGCGGTGGCGGTGTCCGTCTACGCGTTCCTGGCGGTCTCCGGTGCGCACATCAACCCCGCCGTGACGTTCGCCCTGGCCGTCACCCGGCGCTTCCCGTGGGCGGAGGTGGTCCCCTACGTGGTGGCCCAGCTCCTGGGCGCGGCGATCGGCAGCCTGCTGCTGGTCGCGGCCTTCGGCACGACGGCGGTGGACCTCGGCAGCGGTGCGACGGTCCTGGGCAGCGGCGTCTCCCTCGGCCAGGGCATCGTGGCCGAGGTGCTGGGCACCTTCGCGCTCATGCTCGCCATCATGGCCGTCGCCGTCGACCAGCGGGCCCCCAAGGGCTGGGCCGGGCTCATCATCGGGCTGTCCGTGGCCAGCGCGATCCTCGTCATCGGACCCCTGACCGGCGGCTCGCTCAACCCGGCGCGCACCTTCGGGCCGTACCTCGCCCAGTCCCTGTTCGGCGGGGCGGTCGACTGGTCCCAGTTCGCCGTCTACGTGATTGGTCCCCTCGTGGGGGCCTGCGCCGCCGCCGTCGCCTACGACCTCATCGCCCGTCCGCGGGACCTCGCCGAGGCCGAGCCGCGCGCCGACGACCCGGTGCTGTCCGGGGAGCGGGCCGTCGCGGAGGAACGCCACCGGAGGGACCGGCGCTCCCCCGAGGTCTAG
- a CDS encoding magnesium and cobalt transport protein CorA translates to MTIVDNAIYKDGRRVLAPTSLQQTFEECQRIGGMAWMGLYRPDEAELQEVAAELNLHELAVEDALSGGQRAKLEHYGDHDRFLVLIPARYLDETETVEFGELNVFVGPDYVVTVRHSEVPDLSRVRRHLERDRPDRLAAGTSAVVHGILDSVVDDYFPVADGLENDIGEIEDQIFAGDGHVSRRIYQLSREVVNFQRAVRSLPMMLETMIEDLEGDPSTLEVVRKLRDVHDHTVQLNDRVTAMRTMLEHALELDSTLAAKNLAEVSVRQNEQVKKISSWAAILFAPQLVGSVYGMNFLHMPELHWALGYPFAVALMLAMAVVLFVLFRKNDWL, encoded by the coding sequence GTGACGATCGTCGACAACGCCATCTACAAGGACGGCCGGCGCGTGCTGGCCCCCACGAGCCTGCAGCAGACGTTCGAGGAGTGCCAGCGCATCGGCGGCATGGCGTGGATGGGCCTGTACCGCCCGGACGAGGCCGAGCTGCAGGAGGTCGCCGCGGAGCTGAACCTGCACGAGCTGGCGGTCGAGGACGCCCTCTCCGGCGGGCAGCGGGCCAAGCTGGAGCACTACGGGGACCACGACCGGTTCCTCGTGCTCATCCCCGCCCGGTACCTCGACGAGACGGAGACGGTCGAGTTCGGCGAGCTCAACGTGTTCGTGGGACCGGACTACGTGGTCACGGTGCGGCACTCCGAGGTCCCGGACCTGTCCCGGGTGCGCCGGCACCTGGAGCGAGACCGCCCCGACCGGCTGGCCGCCGGCACCTCCGCCGTGGTCCACGGCATCCTCGACTCGGTGGTGGACGACTACTTCCCCGTGGCGGACGGCCTGGAGAACGACATCGGCGAGATCGAGGACCAGATCTTCGCCGGGGACGGGCACGTCTCCCGCCGCATCTACCAGCTCTCGCGCGAGGTGGTGAACTTCCAGCGGGCCGTGCGCTCGCTGCCCATGATGCTCGAGACCATGATCGAGGACCTCGAGGGTGACCCCTCCACGCTCGAGGTGGTCCGCAAGCTGCGCGACGTCCACGACCACACGGTGCAGCTCAACGACCGGGTCACCGCGATGCGCACCATGCTCGAGCACGCCCTGGAACTGGACTCCACGCTGGCCGCGAAGAACCTCGCCGAGGTCTCGGTACGGCAGAACGAGCAGGTCAAGAAGATCTCCTCCTGGGCGGCCATCCTCTTCGCGCCCCAACTCGTCGGGTCCGTCTACGGGATGAACTTCCTGCACATGCCCGAGCTGCACTGGGCCCTGGGCTACCCCTTCGCCGTGGCGCTGATGCTCGCCATGGCCGTGGTGCTCTTCGTGCTGTTCCGCAAGAACGACTGGCTCTGA
- a CDS encoding NUDIX hydrolase, with translation METILAAGAVISDEAGRVLLVLRGREPQRGRWSVPGGRVEPGETLEQAAAREALEETGLRVRVGRELWWLRIPTGDGRAYEVHDFAATVAGGTLVPGDDADDARWVGAAALGTLPLTTDLAAYLARAGVPRPGT, from the coding sequence GTGGAGACCATCCTCGCCGCCGGCGCCGTGATCTCGGACGAGGCCGGCCGGGTGCTGCTGGTCCTGCGCGGCCGCGAGCCGCAGCGGGGGCGCTGGTCGGTGCCCGGCGGCCGGGTGGAGCCCGGGGAGACCCTGGAACAGGCCGCCGCCCGGGAGGCCCTCGAGGAGACCGGGCTGCGCGTGCGGGTCGGCCGGGAGCTGTGGTGGCTGCGGATCCCCACGGGCGACGGGCGGGCCTACGAGGTGCACGACTTCGCCGCCACGGTCGCCGGCGGCACCCTGGTGCCCGGTGACGACGCCGACGACGCCCGGTGGGTCGGCGCGGCCGCGCTGGGCACCCTGCCCCTCACCACGGACCTGGCCGCCTACCTGGCCCGCGCCGGCGTGCCCCGCCCCGGCACCTAG
- a CDS encoding YbdD/YjiX family protein translates to MSAEPLRGLRGAWRSTGWLLRGVMGADAYQRYLEHHARTHPGTPALSEREFWRERMDWQDRNPQGRCC, encoded by the coding sequence GTGTCCGCGGAGCCGCTCCGGGGCCTGCGGGGCGCCTGGCGCTCCACGGGGTGGCTCCTGCGCGGCGTCATGGGGGCGGACGCCTACCAGCGCTACCTGGAGCACCACGCCCGGACCCACCCGGGCACCCCCGCCCTGTCCGAGCGCGAGTTCTGGCGCGAGCGGATGGACTGGCAGGACCGGAACCCGCAGGGCCGCTGCTGCTAG
- a CDS encoding carbon starvation CstA family protein yields MTEHSAPATGLPPTAVDPAVAEAEDRRWTPGKIALWGVIALLGGVAWAVLAISRGETINAIWFVFAAVCTYLIAYRFYARYIERKVTRPDDTRATPAEYNENGRDFMPTDRRVLFGHHFAAIAGAGPLVGPVLAAQMGYLPGTLWIIVGVVLAGAVQDYLVLFFSMRRGGRSLGQMAREELGVIGGTAALLATLTIMIIIVAILALVVVNALGESAWGVYSVGLTIPIALFMGVYLRFLRPGRIMEVSVIGFVLLMFAIISGRWIAESPWGAELFSLDRTTIAWAIIVYGFVAAVLPVWLLLAPRDYLSTFMKIGVIGLLAVAIVVVRPEVSVPAFSEFAGREDGPVVAGSLFPFLFVTIACGALSGFHALISSGTTPKLVEKERQTRFLGYGGMLMESFVAIMALVAAISIDRGIYFAMNSSAAVTGGTVEGAVAFVNSLGLAGVNLTPDALTSLAAGVGEESVVSRTGGAPTLAVGIATIMNQWFGGPAMMGFWYHFAIMFEALFILTAVDAGTRVARFMLQDTIGNVIPRFKDTSWRPGAWLCTAIMVAGWGYILILGVTDPLGGINTFFPLFGIANQLLAAIALAVVMAIVAKRGTFRHLWVVVLPLAFAAVVTVTASLFKIFSPVPAVGYWAQNSAFREALAAGETSFGTAKSVEAMEAVVRNTTVQGTLSVVFLVLTLIVITTSVMATVRSFRVRGLPENEDPRVESEIYAPAGLVPTPAEKELEAQWQALPAGMRPVSRRH; encoded by the coding sequence ATGACTGAGCACTCCGCACCCGCCACCGGGTTGCCACCCACCGCCGTGGACCCGGCGGTGGCCGAGGCCGAGGACCGCCGGTGGACCCCCGGCAAGATCGCCCTGTGGGGCGTGATCGCCCTGCTGGGCGGCGTGGCCTGGGCCGTCCTGGCCATCTCCCGCGGCGAGACGATCAACGCCATCTGGTTCGTGTTCGCCGCCGTGTGCACCTACCTCATCGCGTACCGCTTCTACGCCAGGTACATCGAGCGCAAGGTCACCCGTCCGGACGACACCCGGGCGACGCCGGCCGAGTACAACGAGAACGGGCGCGACTTCATGCCGACGGACCGCCGGGTCCTGTTCGGGCACCACTTCGCCGCGATCGCCGGCGCCGGCCCGCTCGTGGGCCCGGTGCTGGCCGCCCAGATGGGCTACCTGCCGGGGACCCTGTGGATCATCGTCGGCGTGGTGCTGGCCGGGGCCGTGCAGGACTACCTGGTGCTGTTCTTCTCCATGCGCCGCGGGGGCCGCTCGCTGGGCCAGATGGCCCGCGAGGAGCTGGGGGTCATCGGGGGCACCGCGGCCCTGCTGGCCACCCTGACCATCATGATCATCATCGTGGCCATCCTGGCCCTCGTGGTCGTCAACGCCCTGGGCGAATCCGCCTGGGGCGTGTACTCCGTGGGCCTGACCATCCCGATCGCCCTGTTCATGGGCGTCTACCTCCGGTTCCTGCGCCCCGGTCGCATCATGGAGGTCTCGGTCATCGGCTTCGTGCTGCTGATGTTCGCCATCATCTCCGGGCGCTGGATCGCCGAGTCCCCGTGGGGCGCGGAACTGTTCAGCCTCGACCGCACCACGATCGCCTGGGCCATCATCGTCTACGGCTTCGTGGCGGCCGTCCTGCCCGTGTGGCTGCTGCTGGCCCCGCGCGACTACCTCTCCACCTTCATGAAGATCGGCGTCATCGGGCTGCTGGCCGTGGCGATCGTGGTGGTCCGCCCCGAGGTCTCCGTCCCGGCGTTCTCCGAGTTCGCCGGGCGCGAGGACGGCCCCGTGGTGGCCGGCTCGCTGTTCCCGTTCCTGTTCGTGACGATCGCCTGCGGCGCCCTGTCCGGGTTCCACGCGCTGATCTCCTCCGGCACCACCCCGAAGCTCGTGGAGAAGGAGCGCCAGACCCGCTTCCTGGGCTACGGCGGCATGCTCATGGAGTCCTTCGTGGCCATCATGGCGCTGGTCGCGGCGATCTCGATCGACCGCGGCATCTACTTCGCCATGAACTCGTCCGCCGCCGTCACCGGCGGGACGGTGGAGGGCGCCGTGGCGTTCGTGAACTCCCTCGGCCTGGCGGGCGTGAACCTGACCCCGGACGCGCTGACCTCGCTCGCGGCCGGCGTGGGCGAGGAGTCCGTGGTCTCCCGCACCGGCGGTGCCCCGACCCTGGCCGTGGGCATCGCGACCATCATGAACCAGTGGTTCGGCGGTCCGGCGATGATGGGCTTCTGGTACCACTTCGCCATCATGTTCGAGGCCCTGTTCATCCTCACCGCGGTGGACGCGGGCACCCGGGTGGCCCGCTTCATGCTCCAGGACACCATCGGCAACGTCATCCCGCGGTTCAAGGACACCTCCTGGCGGCCGGGCGCGTGGTTGTGCACGGCCATCATGGTGGCGGGCTGGGGGTACATCCTGATCCTCGGGGTCACGGACCCCCTGGGCGGCATCAACACGTTCTTCCCGCTGTTCGGGATCGCCAACCAGCTGCTGGCGGCCATCGCCCTGGCGGTCGTCATGGCGATCGTGGCCAAGCGGGGCACCTTCCGGCACCTGTGGGTGGTCGTGCTGCCGCTGGCCTTCGCGGCCGTCGTGACGGTCACCGCCTCGCTGTTCAAGATCTTCTCCCCGGTCCCCGCCGTGGGCTACTGGGCCCAGAACAGCGCCTTCCGCGAGGCGCTGGCGGCCGGCGAGACGAGTTTCGGCACCGCCAAGTCCGTGGAGGCCATGGAGGCGGTCGTCCGCAACACCACCGTCCAGGGCACGCTGTCGGTCGTCTTCCTCGTGCTGACCCTGATCGTCATCACCACCTCCGTGATGGCCACGGTGCGGTCCTTCCGGGTCCGCGGCCTGCCGGAGAACGAGGACCCGCGCGTCGAGTCCGAGATCTACGCGCCGGCGGGCCTGGTTCCCACCCCGGCCGAGAAGGAGCTCGAGGCCCAGTGGCAGGCCCTGCCGGCCGGGATGCGGCCCGTGAGCCGGAGGCACTGA